One window of the Labilibaculum sp. genome contains the following:
- a CDS encoding DUF3570 domain-containing protein → MRMQLKTILSLTLLLSVVFAVNAQTDKNSIDDKQENSRKKVKSSEDYKETEVDFLLNYYEQDGDHSPVTGGQGTEELTNVAPSFVVHIPVDSLSSLNLNFGIDIYSSASTDNIDYFDTHKTSASSMDARAHINASYSHTLANSGNAYSVLAGFSQEFDVSSYHAGGSYTINSKDQNRSLTIDGLYMSDKWKLLYPTELRGTSSANLKDDVRATLKFGLSYSQVINKRSQALFSMEVVSQSGLLSTPFHRVFFDDASAFADNKNELATRSHIEHLDDSRTKIPISIRWNYYLSDFIRLKTFYRYYSDSWGISAHTASIELPMTVSPSFIVSPFFRYHNQTAADDFYKFGQASASNTPEFYTSDYDLSDFNSYKVGVGFQYSPVMGICNFKSPLRKNKTGQLKRIGLRTAYYDRSDGLNAWLVSLDFGFTF, encoded by the coding sequence ATGCGGATGCAACTAAAAACTATTTTATCCCTAACATTGCTATTATCAGTAGTATTTGCAGTAAATGCCCAAACAGATAAAAACAGCATCGACGACAAACAAGAAAACAGTCGTAAAAAAGTAAAATCATCGGAAGATTACAAAGAGACCGAAGTGGATTTCCTGCTTAACTACTACGAGCAGGATGGCGATCATTCTCCTGTTACCGGCGGACAAGGAACCGAAGAATTAACTAATGTAGCCCCAAGCTTTGTGGTTCACATTCCTGTTGATTCCTTATCGAGCCTGAATTTAAATTTTGGTATTGATATCTATTCCTCAGCTTCGACTGACAATATCGATTACTTCGACACTCACAAAACATCTGCTTCGAGTATGGATGCAAGAGCTCATATTAATGCATCTTATTCTCACACTTTAGCTAATTCGGGCAATGCTTACAGCGTTCTAGCCGGATTCTCGCAGGAGTTTGATGTTAGCTCATATCATGCAGGTGGTTCATACACCATCAATTCTAAAGATCAGAACAGATCTCTTACCATTGATGGATTGTATATGAGCGATAAATGGAAATTACTTTATCCTACAGAATTAAGAGGTACTAGCAGTGCAAATCTTAAAGATGACGTGCGTGCAACCTTAAAATTTGGCTTATCATACTCTCAAGTAATCAATAAACGTTCACAGGCCTTATTTTCAATGGAAGTAGTTTCACAAAGCGGACTGTTATCCACTCCATTTCACCGGGTATTTTTTGATGATGCTTCTGCTTTTGCAGATAACAAAAATGAGTTGGCAACAAGGAGTCATATAGAACATCTTGATGACAGTCGAACCAAAATCCCTATCTCGATAAGATGGAACTACTATTTAAGCGATTTTATCCGATTAAAAACCTTCTATCGATACTATTCTGATTCATGGGGAATTTCAGCTCATACAGCAAGCATAGAACTTCCAATGACGGTAAGTCCATCGTTTATCGTTTCGCCGTTTTTTAGATATCACAATCAAACTGCTGCTGATGATTTCTATAAGTTCGGACAAGCCAGCGCATCAAACACTCCTGAATTTTATACTTCGGATTACGATTTATCGGATTTTAACAGCTATAAAGTTGGTGTTGGCTTTCAATATTCACCGGTTATGGGAATTTGCAATTTTAAATCTCCTCTGCGGAAAAATAAAACTGGTCAATTAAAAAGAATTGGATTGCGAACTGCCTACTATGACCGAAGTGATGGTTTAAATGCTTGGTTAGTTAGCTTAGATTTTGGATTCACATTCTAA
- the thrS gene encoding threonine--tRNA ligase, with product MIKITFPDNSVKEFEAGISGLGIARSLSNSLAKEVLSITVNDEIWDISRPINEDSNIKLHTWDDAEGKYAFWHSSAHLMAEALEALYPGVKFGIGPAIEMGFYYDVDLGNGMVLSDKDLPKIEQKMLELARNKSEYKRTDVTKEEAISFFKEKNEEYKLELINDLEDGTISFYKQGNFTDLCRGPHLPNTSYIKAIKLNSIAGAYWRGDEKRPQLTRVYGITFPKKKYLDEYVIMMEEAKKRDHRKLGKEMELFTFSQNVGQGMPLWLPKGAQLRESLETFLKRVQKKFGYEQVITPHIGNINLYKTSGHYEKYGEDSFQAIQTPQEGEEYLLKPMNCPHHCEIYKFKPRSYKDLPVRYAEFGTVYRYEQSGELHGLTRVRSFTQDDAHLFCTPDQLKDEFKKVIDIIFIIFKALNFTDYTAQISLRDKVNREKYIGNDENWDKAEQAIIEAAEEKGLNTVVEYGEAAFYGPKLDFMIKDAIGRKWQLGTIQVDYNLPERFELEYVGSDNQKHRPIMIHRAPFGSMERFVAVLLEHTGGKFPLWLTPEQVVIMPISEKYNDYAQKVLNSLNNSDIRAVLDDRNEKIGRKIRDSELKKTPYLIIVGEKEATEGTVSVRRQGEGDLGSQSIQEFTDFINKEVEDQMSSIEKY from the coding sequence ATGATTAAAATTACATTTCCGGATAATTCTGTAAAAGAGTTTGAAGCAGGGATTTCTGGCCTTGGTATTGCCAGAAGTCTAAGTAACAGCCTTGCCAAAGAAGTTTTATCTATAACTGTAAATGATGAAATTTGGGATATCTCTCGTCCAATAAACGAAGACTCAAACATTAAATTACATACTTGGGATGATGCTGAAGGTAAGTATGCGTTTTGGCATAGCTCAGCTCACCTTATGGCAGAAGCATTGGAAGCATTATATCCCGGAGTGAAATTTGGTATTGGTCCGGCTATTGAAATGGGCTTTTATTACGATGTTGACTTAGGAAACGGAATGGTTCTTTCCGATAAAGATCTTCCTAAGATTGAACAAAAAATGCTCGAACTTGCTCGAAACAAGAGTGAATACAAGCGTACAGATGTTACCAAGGAAGAAGCTATTTCGTTTTTTAAAGAAAAAAACGAAGAATACAAACTGGAGTTAATCAATGATCTGGAAGACGGCACCATCAGTTTCTATAAACAAGGAAATTTTACTGACTTGTGCAGAGGACCACACTTGCCTAACACCAGCTATATTAAGGCCATCAAATTAAACTCTATTGCGGGAGCTTACTGGAGAGGTGATGAAAAACGCCCGCAGCTTACACGTGTTTACGGAATTACTTTCCCTAAAAAGAAATACCTTGATGAATACGTGATAATGATGGAAGAAGCCAAAAAACGCGACCACAGAAAACTTGGGAAAGAAATGGAACTATTCACTTTCTCTCAAAATGTGGGTCAGGGAATGCCATTGTGGTTACCAAAAGGTGCACAGTTAAGAGAAAGTTTAGAAACTTTCTTGAAACGCGTACAGAAAAAATTTGGATACGAGCAGGTTATTACTCCTCATATTGGAAACATAAACTTGTATAAAACGTCAGGTCATTACGAAAAATACGGTGAAGATTCATTTCAGGCAATTCAAACTCCTCAAGAAGGAGAAGAATATCTGCTAAAACCAATGAACTGCCCGCATCATTGCGAAATTTACAAATTCAAACCTCGTTCATATAAAGATCTGCCTGTTAGATATGCCGAATTTGGTACTGTATATCGCTACGAACAAAGTGGAGAATTGCACGGCTTAACCCGTGTTAGAAGTTTCACACAAGATGATGCTCACTTGTTCTGTACACCAGATCAATTGAAAGATGAATTCAAGAAAGTTATCGATATCATTTTCATTATCTTTAAAGCACTAAACTTTACAGACTACACTGCTCAAATATCTTTACGCGATAAAGTAAACCGGGAAAAGTATATTGGCAACGACGAAAATTGGGATAAAGCAGAACAAGCCATTATCGAAGCGGCTGAAGAAAAAGGCTTAAATACCGTTGTTGAATATGGAGAAGCGGCTTTTTATGGTCCGAAACTCGATTTCATGATTAAAGATGCAATTGGCCGTAAATGGCAGCTGGGAACCATACAAGTTGATTACAACTTACCGGAACGATTCGAGTTAGAATACGTTGGCAGTGATAATCAGAAACATCGACCTATCATGATCCACAGGGCTCCATTTGGTTCTATGGAAAGATTTGTTGCCGTTTTACTGGAGCATACTGGTGGTAAATTTCCTTTATGGTTAACACCTGAACAGGTTGTTATTATGCCAATTAGCGAAAAATATAACGATTATGCCCAAAAAGTTTTAAATTCGTTAAATAATTCCGATATTCGCGCCGTATTAGATGATCGCAATGAGAAAATCGGTCGAAAAATCCGTGACAGCGAATTGAAAAAGACCCCATACCTTATAATTGTAGGCGAAAAGGAAGCTACCGAGGGTACTGTTTCTGTTCGCAGACAAGGAGAAGGTGATTTGGGTTCTCAGAGCATTCAGGAATTTACAGATTTTATAAATAAAGAAGTAGAAGATCAAATGTCTTCTATTGAAAAATACTAA
- a CDS encoding RNA polymerase sigma-70 factor, translated as MYVFILSLKRYFEKKQQIMSSSIQHIDYFSVKKMKRGDANAFDDLFKKYSSLLFNFAVKYLKSKEEAEEVVQEVFLYVWDKRDGLKPEHSFNAYIFTIAYNIIKKYFIKKSKDNAFKDDLIYSLLKEENNLDKTIDYKFFLEKVELVIDALPERRKEIFIKRKYYGLSIKQIAEELEISPNTVENQLASAQKQILKELSKRKLAGVLFFAFFVSI; from the coding sequence TTGTATGTTTTTATTTTATCTTTAAAACGATATTTTGAAAAAAAACAGCAAATAATGAGTTCATCAATTCAGCATATAGATTATTTTTCTGTAAAAAAAATGAAGCGTGGGGATGCAAATGCATTTGATGATTTGTTTAAAAAGTATTCTTCACTTTTATTTAATTTTGCTGTTAAGTATTTAAAGTCGAAAGAAGAAGCAGAGGAAGTTGTGCAGGAAGTATTTCTTTATGTTTGGGATAAAAGAGATGGTTTAAAACCTGAACATTCTTTCAATGCTTATATTTTCACAATAGCCTATAATATTATTAAGAAATATTTTATTAAAAAATCTAAGGATAATGCTTTTAAAGATGATTTGATTTATTCTTTGCTTAAAGAGGAAAATAATCTGGACAAGACCATAGATTATAAATTTTTTCTTGAAAAGGTGGAGCTGGTTATTGATGCTTTACCAGAAAGGAGAAAAGAAATTTTTATCAAAAGGAAGTATTACGGGCTTTCAATTAAACAAATTGCCGAAGAACTTGAAATCTCTCCTAATACCGTAGAAAATCAGCTTGCTTCTGCTCAGAAGCAAATTCTAAAAGAACTTTCTAAAAGAAAATTGGCAGGAGTACTCTTTTTTGCTTTTTTTGTTTCGATTTAA
- the rplT gene encoding 50S ribosomal protein L20: MPRSVNSVASRARRKKILKETRGNFGARANVWTVAKNTWEKGLQYAYRDRKKKKSNFRALWIQRINAAARLEGLSYSQLIGLMHKANIEINRKVLADLAMNHPEAFKAVVGKAQTAK; this comes from the coding sequence ATGCCTAGATCAGTAAATTCTGTAGCTTCAAGAGCTAGAAGAAAAAAGATTTTAAAAGAAACCAGAGGTAACTTTGGTGCAAGAGCTAACGTTTGGACGGTAGCAAAAAACACATGGGAAAAAGGTTTGCAGTATGCATACCGTGATAGAAAAAAGAAGAAATCAAACTTCAGAGCATTGTGGATTCAGCGTATCAATGCTGCTGCCAGACTAGAAGGTTTGTCATATTCACAATTGATTGGTTTGATGCATAAAGCTAACATCGAAATTAACCGTAAGGTTCTAGCTGATTTGGCAATGAATCATCCTGAAGCATTTAAAGCTGTTGTTGGAAAAGCTCAGACAGCTAAATAA
- the rpmI gene encoding 50S ribosomal protein L35, which yields MPKMKTNSSAKKRFTLTASGKIKRKHAFKSHILTKKSTKRKRNLTYFGSVNKADQKNVKLMLNML from the coding sequence ATGCCTAAGATGAAAACAAATAGCAGCGCAAAGAAAAGATTTACTTTGACTGCATCTGGAAAAATCAAAAGAAAGCACGCTTTTAAAAGTCATATTTTGACTAAAAAAAGCACTAAAAGAAAGAGAAATCTTACTTACTTTGGTTCTGTAAATAAAGCAGACCAGAAAAACGTTAAGTTAATGCTTAATATGTTGTAA
- a CDS encoding S9 family peptidase: MKISRQILTFCILMCFGFLSFSQTENQKISMEDLMLNGTFSQKSVQGLLSMKDGIHYTTLEEGGTKIVKYSYATGKVVDTLLNLNQIKDVEIKSINEYEFSADESRILLMTNPERIYRRSFTADYFVFSFKNRELVPLSKNGKQRLATFSPNGNRIAFVRDNNLYIHNVLFGSEIRITKDGEWNKIQNGTPDWVYEEEFEFNRAFEWSPNSEFLAYMKFNEGDVKMFNMNKFEGLYPQIKENALYPENYTYKYPKAGEKNSTVEVFVYNIEDRITKRMDVGEEKDQYIPRIKWTQDPKMLSIYRLNRHQNKLELLLANARTGSSNIMYTQENKYYIEEGNFDFLTYLNDGRHFIYLDEKDGFNHLYLFDMVTGKSVQQITNGDWDVTDFIGFDEKNQVCYYQSAEVSPMDRNVYSVKLNGTAKKMLTPDKGTNNTVFSNGYKYYINYFSSITQPETVSLFNSKGKMIRVLENNEELVAKLKEYQYSPKEFTMLPAADGMTMLNAWMIKPFDFDPSKKYPVLMTQYSGPNSQSVLNSWSFDWYQYLAQEGYVVVCVDPRGTGARGQMFRKCTYMQLGRLESDDQISAARSLANESFTDENRIAIWGWSYGGFMSTLCLEKGSDVFAAAIAVAPVTNWRYYDSVYTERFMRTPQENANGYDDNSPINHVDKLKGSLLLCHGTADDNVHIQNTYELTERLVQADKQFEMQVYTNRNHSIYGGKTRLHLYNRFNKFLKDNL; the protein is encoded by the coding sequence ATGAAGATAAGTCGACAGATATTAACTTTCTGCATCCTTATGTGTTTTGGTTTTTTGTCTTTTTCACAGACTGAAAATCAGAAGATAAGCATGGAGGATTTGATGCTTAACGGCACTTTTAGTCAGAAATCTGTTCAAGGATTACTATCGATGAAAGATGGTATTCATTACACAACATTAGAAGAAGGTGGTACTAAAATTGTGAAATACAGTTATGCTACAGGCAAGGTTGTAGATACTTTGTTGAATTTGAATCAAATAAAAGATGTGGAAATAAAGAGCATTAATGAATATGAGTTTAGTGCTGATGAAAGCCGTATTCTGTTAATGACAAATCCGGAGCGCATATACCGACGTTCTTTTACTGCTGATTATTTTGTGTTCTCTTTTAAAAACAGAGAGTTGGTTCCTTTGTCGAAGAATGGAAAGCAGCGTTTGGCTACTTTTTCGCCGAATGGCAATCGGATTGCTTTTGTTCGTGATAATAATCTGTATATTCATAATGTTTTGTTTGGTTCTGAAATTAGAATCACAAAGGATGGGGAATGGAATAAGATACAAAACGGAACACCTGACTGGGTTTATGAGGAAGAGTTTGAATTTAACAGGGCTTTTGAATGGTCTCCCAATAGTGAGTTTCTTGCTTATATGAAATTTAATGAAGGCGATGTGAAGATGTTCAATATGAATAAATTTGAAGGTTTATATCCACAGATAAAAGAGAATGCTTTGTATCCCGAAAATTATACTTATAAATACCCAAAAGCAGGAGAGAAGAATTCAACGGTTGAGGTGTTTGTTTATAATATTGAAGACCGAATTACGAAAAGAATGGATGTGGGTGAGGAGAAGGATCAGTACATTCCCCGCATTAAATGGACTCAGGATCCTAAAATGCTAAGTATTTATCGATTGAATCGTCATCAGAATAAACTGGAACTGTTGCTTGCTAATGCTAGAACCGGTAGTTCGAATATAATGTATACACAAGAGAATAAGTATTACATCGAGGAAGGAAATTTTGATTTCTTAACCTATTTAAATGATGGCAGGCATTTTATTTATTTGGACGAAAAGGATGGATTCAATCATTTGTATTTGTTTGACATGGTGACAGGTAAATCAGTACAGCAAATAACAAATGGGGATTGGGATGTAACTGATTTTATAGGATTTGATGAAAAAAATCAGGTTTGCTACTATCAATCAGCCGAAGTATCGCCAATGGATAGAAATGTTTATTCGGTGAAATTAAATGGCACGGCAAAAAAAATGCTCACTCCTGATAAAGGAACTAATAATACTGTTTTTAGCAACGGTTATAAATATTATATCAATTATTTTTCCAGTATAACTCAACCCGAAACTGTTAGTCTGTTTAATAGCAAAGGTAAAATGATTCGGGTCTTGGAAAACAATGAGGAGTTGGTTGCCAAATTAAAGGAGTATCAGTATTCGCCAAAAGAATTCACAATGCTTCCTGCTGCCGATGGAATGACGATGCTGAATGCTTGGATGATTAAGCCATTTGATTTTGATCCATCAAAAAAATATCCTGTTTTAATGACACAATACAGCGGGCCAAACTCGCAAAGTGTTCTTAATTCATGGAGTTTTGATTGGTACCAATATTTAGCTCAGGAAGGATATGTTGTTGTTTGTGTGGATCCTAGAGGTACAGGTGCCCGGGGACAAATGTTTAGAAAATGCACCTACATGCAATTGGGAAGGTTGGAATCAGACGATCAGATTTCCGCAGCCCGCAGCTTAGCCAATGAAAGTTTTACAGATGAGAATAGAATTGCTATTTGGGGATGGAGTTACGGAGGTTTCATGTCTACACTTTGTTTGGAGAAGGGAAGTGATGTATTTGCTGCTGCAATTGCTGTTGCACCGGTAACGAACTGGCGGTATTACGATTCTGTTTATACCGAGAGGTTTATGAGAACCCCTCAGGAAAATGCCAATGGATATGATGATAATTCACCTATTAATCATGTTGATAAATTGAAAGGATCGCTTTTGCTTTGCCATGGAACGGCTGATGATAATGTTCACATTCAGAATACTTATGAGTTGACAGAGCGTTTGGTGCAGGCAGATAAGCAATTTGAAATGCAGGTTTATACCAATAGGAATCATAGTATATATGGTGGCAAAACAAGATTGCATTTGTATAATCGATTCAATAAGTTTTTAAAAGATAATTTATAG
- the infC gene encoding translation initiation factor IF-3, whose amino-acid sequence MAGFQHKNNRGPRKPQEALHKINKLIRARSVRVVGENVEPGVYSIAEALKFAEEQELDLIEISPNADPPVCKISDYQKYLYQQKKKQKELKAKAVKVVVKEIRFGPNTDEHDYNFKLKHAEKFLTEGSKVKAYVFFKGRSILFKDKGEILLLKFAQDLEELGKVEQLPRLEGKRMTMFLTPKKK is encoded by the coding sequence ATAGCTGGATTTCAACATAAAAACAACAGGGGGCCAAGAAAACCTCAGGAAGCTCTACACAAAATTAATAAATTAATTAGGGCACGTAGCGTTCGCGTTGTTGGAGAGAACGTAGAACCAGGAGTTTATTCTATTGCTGAAGCATTAAAATTTGCTGAGGAACAGGAATTGGACTTAATTGAAATTTCACCAAATGCCGATCCACCAGTCTGTAAGATTTCTGATTACCAAAAGTATCTTTATCAGCAGAAAAAGAAACAAAAGGAATTAAAGGCTAAAGCGGTTAAAGTTGTAGTGAAAGAAATTCGTTTCGGACCAAATACCGACGAACATGATTACAATTTTAAATTAAAGCATGCCGAAAAATTCTTAACTGAAGGTTCGAAGGTAAAGGCTTATGTTTTCTTTAAAGGTCGATCAATCCTTTTTAAAGACAAAGGTGAGATTCTTTTATTAAAATTTGCTCAGGATCTTGAAGAGCTTGGTAAAGTTGAACAACTGCCAAGATTAGAAGGAAAACGTATGACCATGTTTTTAACACCAAAGAAAAAGTAA
- a CDS encoding DUF4266 domain-containing protein yields MKNKRKINLVIMGLFAMIAMNSCVSVAAYQKTYLNDEEMALQAKKLEVYESNFQAYREGAAGANGGKSGGGCGCN; encoded by the coding sequence ATGAAAAACAAAAGGAAAATTAACTTAGTCATCATGGGTTTATTTGCGATGATTGCAATGAACAGCTGTGTTTCAGTAGCAGCTTATCAAAAAACCTATTTAAATGATGAAGAAATGGCACTTCAGGCCAAAAAACTTGAAGTTTACGAATCAAACTTCCAGGCTTACCGAGAAGGTGCAGCAGGTGCCAATGGAGGAAAATCAGGAGGAGGATGCGGATGCAACTAA
- a CDS encoding FAD:protein FMN transferase, translating into MKQFGILLLLMTGALFSASSQNNKSYTEVLLLMGSRFEMTAVTSDENQARLAIKTGIDEIKRIELLISSWDANSQTSKIIANAGIKPVVVDQELFNLIRRSIKISNLTHGAFDISYASMDKIWKFDGSMKSMPDSVSVTASVSKINYKNIILDEEKHSVFLKKAGMKIGFGAIGKGYAANKALELMAKMNLDGALVNASGDLISWGKDEGGKDWKIGITNPKNKNQIYSWLTIGETAVVTSGNYEKFVEFNGVKYSHIIDPRTGYPVKGLSSVTVICPNAELADALATSVFVLGKDNGLELINRLNGIECILVTDDQKLITSNNLKLEYQNNKKKNNYQIQIGETNEKQKEN; encoded by the coding sequence ATGAAACAATTTGGCATCTTATTACTTCTAATGACGGGAGCCTTGTTTTCAGCTTCATCTCAAAATAATAAATCGTATACCGAAGTATTGTTACTAATGGGATCTCGTTTTGAAATGACAGCTGTAACAAGTGATGAAAATCAAGCCAGACTGGCCATAAAAACAGGTATTGATGAAATTAAACGAATTGAGCTCCTAATCTCATCATGGGATGCAAATTCACAAACCAGTAAAATAATTGCCAATGCTGGAATCAAACCCGTTGTGGTCGATCAGGAACTTTTCAATTTGATTCGTCGATCGATTAAAATTTCTAATCTTACCCACGGTGCTTTTGATATTAGTTACGCCTCAATGGATAAAATATGGAAATTTGACGGCAGTATGAAAAGCATGCCCGACTCAGTATCTGTTACTGCTTCAGTCTCAAAAATAAATTACAAAAACATTATTCTTGATGAAGAAAAACACAGCGTATTCCTAAAAAAAGCCGGAATGAAAATAGGCTTTGGAGCCATAGGTAAAGGATATGCTGCAAATAAGGCTCTTGAATTGATGGCGAAAATGAATTTAGACGGAGCACTTGTAAATGCATCAGGAGATTTAATTAGCTGGGGAAAAGATGAAGGTGGTAAAGATTGGAAAATTGGTATCACAAACCCCAAGAACAAAAACCAGATTTACTCCTGGCTAACAATTGGAGAAACAGCCGTTGTAACATCAGGAAACTATGAGAAGTTTGTTGAATTCAATGGCGTAAAATACAGTCATATTATCGATCCAAGAACAGGTTATCCTGTGAAGGGCTTAAGCAGTGTTACAGTTATTTGTCCCAATGCAGAACTGGCTGATGCTCTGGCAACCTCTGTTTTTGTTTTAGGAAAAGACAATGGACTTGAATTAATTAATCGGTTAAATGGTATTGAGTGCATTTTAGTCACTGATGATCAAAAACTGATTACTTCAAACAATCTAAAACTGGAATATCAGAACAACAAAAAAAAAAATAATTATCAAATACAAATTGGAGAAACCAATGAAAAACAAAAGGAAAATTAA
- a CDS encoding thioredoxin family protein encodes MKKIIKTSLLLICLTFFYGASAMAQNNLEEALQKAKTENKTIFLNFSGSDWCRSCILLKKTILNTDKFKKFAEEKLVILDVDFPRLKKNKLSKKQTIINESLAANYNSNGQFPTIILMNSDAKVIGKTGYKKISPEAYIKHIQSLIAQ; translated from the coding sequence ATGAAGAAAATTATAAAAACATCACTGCTGCTTATTTGCTTAACCTTTTTCTATGGTGCATCAGCAATGGCGCAAAACAATTTAGAAGAAGCCTTACAAAAAGCAAAAACAGAAAACAAAACCATATTCCTTAACTTCTCTGGCTCGGATTGGTGCAGATCATGCATTCTGCTTAAAAAGACAATTTTAAATACAGATAAATTCAAAAAATTTGCAGAAGAAAAATTAGTCATTCTAGACGTAGACTTCCCTCGCTTGAAAAAGAATAAATTATCGAAAAAGCAAACTATTATTAATGAATCTTTAGCTGCCAACTACAATTCAAATGGACAATTTCCAACCATCATTCTAATGAATTCGGATGCAAAAGTTATCGGGAAAACAGGATACAAAAAAATTTCTCCTGAAGCCTACATTAAACACATCCAATCTCTTATCGCACAATAA
- a CDS encoding FecR domain-containing protein — translation MQTNREKLNRFLSGKYSFNDYLSISSYFKNEECHEELKKHMEEEWNETKPTEDNKERLDGILNRLHDHINSTGKIKESVFQSFYNVFSKIAVVLLIPALITICVLSYVSINSHGKIESWAEIHSPIGSRVKFQLPDGTQGWLNSGSSIKYPVNFAQNRKVEMSGEAWFDVVHINSDGFRVLTPYFNVEVVGTQFNVNAYDDDITTGVILERGKVIVLGKDESVKGELEPNQQLVYDKSTKELVKSNIDAKSYTSWKEGLLVFKNATMAEIAKRLERRYNAEIILHGDSLKASIFRATFQDENLEDICKMLSTVAPIQYKIHKRLQQPDSTFLKKKIEMWLK, via the coding sequence ATGCAAACAAATAGGGAAAAATTAAATCGCTTTTTATCGGGTAAATATTCATTCAATGACTATTTGTCCATATCCTCTTATTTCAAAAATGAAGAGTGTCATGAAGAGTTGAAGAAACATATGGAAGAGGAGTGGAATGAAACGAAACCGACTGAGGATAACAAGGAACGTTTGGATGGAATTTTGAACCGCTTGCATGATCATATAAACAGTACGGGCAAAATAAAAGAAAGTGTCTTTCAGTCGTTTTACAATGTATTCTCAAAAATTGCCGTTGTTTTATTGATTCCTGCTTTAATTACCATTTGTGTTTTATCGTACGTTTCAATTAATTCTCATGGAAAGATTGAATCCTGGGCTGAAATTCATTCTCCAATTGGATCACGAGTGAAATTTCAGTTGCCGGATGGAACTCAAGGATGGCTGAATAGCGGATCCTCCATTAAATATCCAGTCAATTTTGCACAGAATCGGAAAGTTGAGATGTCCGGTGAAGCCTGGTTTGATGTTGTGCATATCAATTCGGATGGATTTAGGGTACTGACACCCTATTTTAATGTTGAGGTGGTTGGTACTCAGTTTAATGTGAATGCATATGATGATGATATAACTACCGGGGTTATCCTGGAAAGAGGAAAAGTAATTGTGCTTGGCAAAGATGAAAGTGTGAAAGGGGAACTTGAGCCTAATCAACAATTGGTGTATGATAAATCAACAAAGGAACTTGTTAAATCAAACATTGACGCAAAAAGCTACACAAGTTGGAAGGAAGGATTGCTGGTATTTAAGAATGCTACTATGGCAGAAATAGCAAAAAGACTGGAACGAAGATATAATGCCGAAATAATTCTGCATGGCGATTCATTAAAGGCTTCAATATTCAGGGCAACTTTTCAGGACGAAAATCTCGAAGATATTTGCAAAATGTTATCAACTGTGGCTCCCATACAGTATAAAATTCACAAAAGACTACAACAACCAGACAGCACTTTCCTAAAAAAGAAAATAGAAATGTGGTTAAAATAA